The Cynocephalus volans isolate mCynVol1 chromosome 17, mCynVol1.pri, whole genome shotgun sequence genomic interval TTGAACATTGTTTAGTTAGAAAATTCTTAAACATTGGGGGAAAGGTGCTATTTTGATATATatgacatcattttttttttacttcagatGGTGATTTATGTATAAGATatagaaccaaaaaaaaagaatctgaataAGGAGTTCTTTTTAGTTTCCATTCTGAAAGgattaaatatttgtaatattgaATTTTATATGAGCACTGGCAGCTGGAGATCATGAAATATGTTCACAAGGCTAAACTAGAAACACTTAGAGGACATATGGTGTGTGTAAAAAGGTTCTAGGCCGGGCTCTGACATCATTTAAATCTTTATAGCCTTCTGTTTCTCAACATGTTAAATGAGTCAGATGGATTAATGTTCTGTGAGTCTCTAAATCAGAAACGTTTttaacttcaaaaattttattatctTGACTCTTTTGGTAGTTCTACTCTGTATAGTATTGTAAGTTATTTGGATTTGTTTGCCATCTTGGGGCCTACTTGTCTAGTGCACTGAGCCTGAATTTTTAAACTCTTGCTTGGAGAAAGTGAAGAAATAGGACAGTCTGAATCTCAAAATGATTTAGCTGCCTGGTAAATAAGAGTACAAGGTAGGATAAACTTCCTCTTATATCTGGGGACTTGAATTTCCAGTCAAATACATTAAATGCCTTTTTAAAGCCATCTTTTATGTTGTTGTAGTTAGCTTACTCTTCATTATTAAGCAAAGGTGAATTATGTACCAGCTTAAAATAGTGTGACTGTCTTGGTTTCTAattgaaaattagaatttaaaaacatgcaaaaatattttccattgagTGTGTCATTTGTTAGGCATTTTGTACTACTTTGTCTCTGTTTTGTGATTGAAAAtatggataatttaaaaataattttagttctgACTTCAGATTGGAAATTTTGAGTtcagaattttatattaatttgatATCTTTCTTGCTTATTGGTCTGTTTACGATgtgcatttaaatgtaaataatgtgCTCCTGATGTAATTAGTAAAGTTGTTAGATATtgaattaacttatttaaaaataatgtgtttgggtaaatttttgaaaagtatGTGGTTGTATTTCACAACTGTTCTTCAGAGTAATTAGTCAATGCAAAAACACTCTTTTAGGATCTGTTGATTAAAATATACcttttaagtatttattgaagtttctttttttctgtttaaatggCAATTGTATGTGACAGTCACAAATTTAAACCTTAATTTTTGCAGAAGAAGTACATATAACCACTTAAGCAGCTGGTTGACAGATGCAAGGAATCTCACCAATCCAAATACTGTAAGTTAAATGACATCTTATTATACAGAACTTTTAAGATCTAAGTTAATCCAAAAAGGAGAGCCATTTGCTGGTGAGATTTTTGTATTTAGGTACTAAGAGtgagaaattctttattttattctgaaattaaTTGAGGAAAacttaacatttaacattttttttcagttctaattaCCACAGGTTTTACATTTTATCGTACTTGGTTTTTCGTGTTtgtagttgaaaaaaaaaaagaagaaaattatgaaTAAGTTGGTGATCTTATGTCAAGTGAAGACTGAAAtctgaaattataattttaaaagggacCTGCATTAGTTTCATAAAAGGTTAGCATTGGAGGAATCTGGGCAAAGTGTACAAgggatttctattattttcttacaactgcatgtgaatctacaattatctcaataaaaatttcaattaaaaataattctgcatgctttaaaaaattagcttCTTAAGCAGACTGAGAagatatttattgagattttataGGCTGGCCACCATGGTAGACACTGCAGTATTGCAAAGATAAAGATAAATGTTGGTTCTTGGTCCCCAAGAATTTATAGTCTAGTGAGAAGAGAAATAGCAGGTATACAGATAACTATGTTGCAAAGCAGattgaaatataaattagaaatagTGAGTGGCACAGTGCTGGGGGAGCCCAGGATGAGCAGTGCCATCTGGAGAAACCAACGTTACAGAGGAGTTGTGTTTGAACTGGGCCTTGAAGGGTGAGTAAAGTTTCAGTAGATGCCCTTGAGAGTGTTCCAGTGAGGAAACGCACTGAGCTGTGACTGACTCTGAGCTTCTCAAGAACAAGGTCTGTGTCTCCCTTAGTTTTATATCCCACCACACCTAGCACAGGCCTGGTTCAGGAAATATGTAATCATTGGCAAGATTGGCTTTTATCAGGGAACAATGGTTTAATCATATTGAGTCAGTTAACATAGTATGGCTGttatgttagtccatttctgttgcttataacaaaatacacagaactgggtatttcataaagaaaacagaatttaatgcttatagtttctgaggctgggaagtccaaagtccagggaacgcagctggtgaaggtcttggtggtgacagtgatggcagggtatcatatggcaaaAATGGCggatcagagagagaaagacagtctcctctctcttcttttaaagccctcagaaccatgcccctgaccaccatttttaatccattcattattgcacggtcctacaatccaatcacctcttcaaggttccacctttcaattaccataataggatttcccaccctcttaatcaatcacagtgggggctaagtttctaacacataaaagttgggggcacaattcaagcttcagtgagttttgggaggacattcaatccattaTTATGCTATAGATTATTCAATCTATTATTATGCTAGGGACTGTGCCTGGAACTTTCATTTCCATTATCACATTAACCCACTGTAGACATAACATGCAAACCTATAGATGACtattcatagcagttttatttgcattagtcaaaaactggaaacaacccagtttGCCATTAACAGGCGAATGGTTAAACCATCTGGTATAGTCATTCATACCGTGGTGTACTACTAAGCCATACATAGCAATGAATTATTGATACACGCAACTATTTTAGATggatctcaaaagcattatgcttaGTAAAAAGGCCAATCTCAAAAGTTTACATaatgtacaattccatttataaaacattctcaaaatgacacaGTTGTAGAGATGGAGAATAGTGGTTGCAGGGGTTAGCgatggggtggagggtgggaacAGTGTGACTATAAAGAGGTCAGCACAAAGCATTTCCTTCGTAGTGATGGGACAGTTCTGTGTCCTGATTATGATGACACAAATTTGTACCCGTGATAAAACTGCATAGAactacacacgtgcacacacatgaacCCACAAGCATGTTAAAACTGAAATCTGAATAGTGGCTTTTGattgtaccaatgtcagtttcctggtttCGAAAGTATGCTATAGGCTTGGTGAAAGATACCCCAGGACTTCTCTATAATTTTTTGTAAGCTTCTGCATATCTATAGTTATTTcaagtaaaatgttaaaaaagaagcaaaactaaTTGTAGATGGTTCACAGAAGAGTATAATAAAATTAGCCATGTCCTTCCTACCTCATTTATGCCCTTTGAACTCTAACCAGATCTTCAGGAGAGAAAAATCTGTTCTTTAAGGTCCacttcaaatattatattttctataaagttGCCTTTGATTTCTATGTAGAAGTCATGTACTTTCTCATTTTGTTGCTGGTCTGTTTTGTGCCTCTGTGTAATTAGCATGCCACTTTATGCCTCCCCTCTCAGGGAAATAGGAAGCCTGGTTTGGAAATTCATAAGGAATTGGTAGGGAAGCAGTATTGCTTGTTTTGAGTACGTGTCTTATAATAGCTGTGTACTAGGCTATTGTGACTTTATCagacctgatttttaaaaaaatgatttccttttaaagtatcattactattcttttaaaaaacagtgaactatatatgaaaatttctttcccttctcaGTGGATACTTGTCCGTACTGATTGAAGAATACTCACTTTTGTTGTACTACTTAACTGTCCTTGTATAAGGTTTACATTCAGATCAAAATTGTTATTTAGTTCATTGGACAGAAATTTTTGAAAGTGGAAGAGCCAGggctgtaatttttctttcttttttttttttttttggcagctagctggtatggggatccattataaggctgtgttctgagctgagttaactggccagccccagggtCTATAATACACATAAAAAAGAGTTAATAGTAGAAATGCCTTTTAGTCAGAACCATCTATTCCTAAAATATCCATATCTGAATTTCCATATCTGtttggaaaggaaaaggaggggAGTGTTTTACTAATTGGTGTCAAATAAGCTTGTATACAGGTTGAGCATTCCAAATCTGAAAATGTGACATGCTGCAAGATCTGAAACTTTTTTGAGCACTCTTATGCTGCTTAAAGGAAATTGCTCATTGCAGCATCTCAGATTCTGGATTTTTGGATTTGGATGTTCAACTGACTGGTAAGtatacaaatattccaaaaaccaaaaaagtctGAAATTGAAAACACTTGTGGTCTCAAGCagtttggataagggatactcaacctgtatgtACACAGTTTATCTATACTTGTCCCCCTTTTTTGTTTCCCAGGGCTACATACTTTTTTCTTATAACTTTGCAGAGTTGCCTTTAACTTTGGCCTAAATTCAGTTGTATAAATGATTCCAAAGTGGATACTGGAGTGTGGTATTTTGCATTGGACTTGAACTAATTACATGGGTGCCCCTGTCCTCCACCCCAATTGTCCCCTGTGGATATACACAGACATCTGCCTAGAGATAGTGTGGAGTAGCACAGTATTTGTCTTAAGGTCACAGTTTGTGTTTTCTATCTGGATTCTAATGTCCTCCTACCATTGATTCACTGAGTGACCTTTGGCAAGTCTCTATGCCTTATTTGAGCTTCAACTTCCTCACGCATATCCCAAAGGAGTCGAactagggtttttttgtttgttttttttaactcttcGAAGGTCACAGAACTttttgaaaatctgatgaaagcCATGAGTCTTTCCCCCAGGGAATATTCCATGTATActgtattttatgtttaatttcagGGCATTCATGAGTTTCCCAGAGCTTGTCCATGGACCCTTAGTAATCGTACTCAGGTAAATCATAATCTTTGGCCTAGATCACCAAACTTTGGGCCATATCCTACCCATGGCCTGTTCTGCAATGGCTTGTGAACTAAGAATGGTCTTTGCATTTGGTGgtaaaacagcaaagaaaaattatgtaacaAAGACCATATGGGGTCCCGAAACCTGAAAAATATACTGTCTGCTCTTTATAGAAAGTTAGTCAACACCTGATGTAGATGATTGCCCAGATCCTTCTTAGTACTAATGACTTTATGATTCTGTAGTCCTGCCTGGATAATTACTAGTATTTGGTTTCCTTTTTAGGCCCAGATGTTTTTTCTATCAAGATTTTTGGACTTCAGAATTTGCATGGTTAGTTTTAAatggttggttttgttttaagatgTCTTTCTTTTGATCACAATTTAGGTAATAATTCTCATCGGAAATAAAGCAGAtttggaggcacagagagatgtTACATATGAAGAAGCCAAACAGTTTGCTGAAGAAAATGGTGGGTTTCTTTTAAGACTTAATGGTCACACTTGGGAGAATTTCTAAGGAAAGGTGGGATCTCGATACTGCAGATGATTTGACAGTTTTTTTGAATGCATACTGCTCAAAAATCTAAAGAATGAGGATATAACaatgtttctatttctatgagatttATGTTGGGAATACTACGATTATTATAAATATGAAGAGGCCCTCCCTCTTACTTTTATAAAGGTTTATGATAGGAATATTGGAAGCTGATGGAAAACTTACTCAGATGGTACTGAAGAGAATGCCCTTGTGAGTTAGTTTGAAATGTCCTAATTAtagtctgaattttatttttaggctTATTGTTCCTTGAAGCAAGTGCGAAAACGTAAGTATGGCTAAAATGTAGATCGTGTTTCAATTACATTGAAGTTTCTCAAGTAGAACCATACATTTGAAaagtatataatgtatatatgatATAAAGTATAAATGTGTAAAGCTTATGGCAGGAAGAATAGTAAGCAAATATCCCTTTACTTCCTGtttcacatttcaaaataatatgaatttttgttACTTTACTTAACAGGTTGTACCTTGATTATGCCTGTTGGTAACCCAGATTAATAAATGAGACTGTTTACATTTCAGAAATGTTTGACTTTCACAACTCAGGTTGAGTTTGGAGTCTCAGATCCAAGCTTGGCCAATCTGTTCATATAATGAACTGACTTAAGGAAATAGTGTCTAATCAGAAGCATAATAAACTTTTTCTAATGGTTCTTTTATGTCCATTATTGAACCCTAGTGTTCCCATCATAGTTCTTTATTGATTAGCCAAAAATGCCTTGCAGTGGTAAGGAGAGGCTTACCTGTTTTTGTTTAGCCTCAACTGTGCTGTTAGTCCCAAGAGAACTGAACTGAAGTGTGAACATGGCTAAGCATGAGTATGTCGCCATCACATAATAAAAACAGCACAGTTCATGCTTGGCTGATCAGATCATACAAATCCTGGAATCTTGTTCAGCATGTTTGGAAAGATTTCATTTCTGTTTGGAGTAGTCTCTCTGTTATCACAGAAATGGCCTATCTCaactgtcatatatatatatatatatatatatatatatatatgtatatatatatatatatgcacgtGTATATATTAACATACAGCATTTTAATAATTAGAGCACATCTAATTATCCAAATAGGGTTTGTAAAAACAACTCTTAGTATCATGTTTATATGCTTtccacagaaaatattttcccatgttGTTCTCTTAGTTTAGTCTTCTGATAATCTCTTATTAGATGACAGTGGCTAAGGTGAAGACATCATGGCAGTTGACTAAAGGTTAGCAAAAGGTCAGTGTGTAATGCCTTATCTTTAGTAGAAAGCTGTGGTTCTCGAATAAAGTTGTCAATTGCCTCTTAGGGGAGAGAACGTAGAAGATGCTTTTCTTGAGGCCGCCAAGAAAATCTATCAGAACATTCAGGATGGAAGCCTGGATCTGAATGCTGCCGAGTCTGGTGTACAACACAAACCCTCAGCCCCACAGGGAGGCCGGCTAACCAGTGAACCCCAACCCCAGAGAGAAGGCTGTGGCTGCTAGTGACCTCTTTGCTGTGGCCCCTCATTTGACCTTTCACCTCTGTCTCTTGGAAGCAGTACTTTTTACTGCCTCGTTGTCTTCTGTACATCTTACTGGgtttaattcaaaagaaaaagaaaaaactctgttGGTAAAAACAGTTTAACAAAATACTAAACTGCTAAACAACTAGATGTAATCAGGCTATCAAAGGCAAGTAGAGTAATAATCTCTCCTGCATGGTAAATCTAGACTTTATTTTCCCCTTGATTGTCTTCGTGATAGGTATGTCACCAATATATGATTTAAACTGAGCACTGATGCTGGACTTCATGATTTTTACCCTCCCTCTTTGGCAAGGTTTTGTCTCACTGTACGGTTTAATTTGATATCTTAAGCCTTTCTCCCCATCTTTAACTGTACAAGTATATCTGTTGTAACCAATAAGTTAATTGCTGTGAAATGACTTCTGATGGTAGAAAAGGGGTTCTATAACTGCTTTTCGTTTGTTTTTGTTGGATAAATTCCCTGTTGTGTGGGTGGCAATTTTCTTGACAAGGTTTCTGTCTGTCTTAGCCTTGCACAGGGAAAATAACCATTTATCTTTTCTCCTATACTTAATagctttatccttttttttttttaacaccattttatccttttctctttaacagaaagtaaatatgtataaaatttgaAGGAACCGAACTAACAATACATTCtgtgtatattattttaatgaagaaaataaattgattaCTGGCATTGGAACAGTATAAAATACCAGTTTGTACAGTATGACCTATATGTGACCATGTTACTCCCTTCCATTTCACACAAGGAAATAGACACAACTGCAGTTCAAAGTAATACTGGCTCcactccttggtgctggcagtgtttGGGGACATTATGCTGGAAAGCACTCCTAGCATCAGAGGATTAACACTAGCAGATTCTGTTCCATCTTTGCACTGTGGCTTACCTGCTGACTTTCTTAACTGTTCTTGTGCAATTGACAGTGTGCTAACCTGCTTTCTTTCTGTAAACCTTTTGCATTACAGGCTGCATTCTTGCCTTActgtatagaaaaagaaaaaaggctgggTTTATCATTGCACATTTTAAGCTTTTATACCTTTATCTTCTTGGAATGGTCAGATTCTGAACCGGACAGCCAGAACCACAGGTCTGCTGTTAAGGGATTTTAAGTTGTGGATTTTTAACACTACAGTGAAATAATTTAAGATAACCCTTGTGTTCATAGTATGAGGGGCTATTTTATGTCATGTTGGcataaattgttttgaaaaaaggGAAAGTGTTTCTAGTGGTGTTTCATTGCTTGTGCTGATACAGAGTAAGTTATTACTTTGCACTAGGTGTTTTGACCACTGAAAGAATACTGTATTGCAAGAGACACAATCTTATTTAGCCAAACATCTTATGTTTTACCAAGTTCTTCACTTCTGTTGATTGATTTCTAATTGAATTTATGGTTCGGTAGCTGAGAATTGAGAAGTTATTTGAAGCAGGATAGGTAAACCTCAGCATATTATGCACTCAGCTCAACTGTTgtgtttaaaatacacatttttaaatcccTCTTTACAGACACTAACGTAAAAGTATATCTTTCCAGGTTGTAAACATGTGGTAGTACCAGAGTGTTATATAGTCAATGTTAAATAAAAGCCAAAACTGGAATATGCAGAAAATAGGATTTGATTAATTTGTGGACTcgtctttattttcttctttgttcaactttttaaaaaagattcctgGCATAGATTGGTATATTCTGTTAAAGACTTACAGTGATCCATTTTGCTTACACTGTTGCATCACAAGGGATTTGCCCAGGGACCATGACCTgctggtgtgtgtatgtatttacaaagacaaaacaaacaaaaaccacccaTTGGGATATAAGGTAGCAATCACAAACTAAAGACTACAGCTTGTTTAGGTGCAATACCCTGATTCCCAAAGTTAGTTACAGTGGGTCTTATTGGGTTTTGTGACAGAAGGATTTATTCAAACTGCTGTACTCTTCATTTGATGTAACAAAATGCTATTAatctaaatatttgtaaataaagtaCCTATATGTAGATTAAATTAAAATTGGTTGCATTATTTTCTGAActataatagattttattttctttaagtgaaGTTATTTGGCATAAGCTGTCGGTTTTTATTGCAGAACTGTCATTTGTTGAATAGAGTTCTACATATGTAGTGCATAAAACCACATCACTAAGTACTTGAGCTAGTTTTATCCTTGTGTCCGCATCACCCTTGCAATATGTTTTTAGTCAACCTTTTTCAGTGTGAGATCAGCACATTTGGTGGCTGATTGATAGTGTTTTCCCTTGACTGTACTTGGGGCCAAATTCTATTATTTGCCTATGTAATTCCCTGTAATAAACTTGGGTGCTCAAAAATAGAGGAGCAAATTGTCATATTGTAACATCTGCATTCCAGACACTGGGCAGTATACTTTAGAGAAAATgtgaaattcttttaatttttaatccatgGAAGTTTACTGCTTGTATGGGTCACCTGTTTCTCTAGGTTACTCGCTGCCCTCACACCTATGTGGAGGCCCTCTGATAGTAACTGGTGCTCAGTACTATTTATGCATTAGACATTCCAGTACAATGTTCAGGTGTTTTTCATGGACAATAAAAGTGTTTGATGCAgtaaccttaattttttttatttggttggtGTTGCACACAATACTAGTTAGAAGTAGTAAAATTTCTTTAGGGAGATGTTTTTTGAAACCAAGTGTTCGGCTTCATACATCACCTCACTTCCAGTCCTTAAAACAATAGCTTTTGAGAACTTTTTTTGCCCATACGTACACCTGTTTTCAAGtgcgatttttaaaaatttaatcgaCGAATGGTTCAGTTTGTTCTCCTTAATCAGAAGACTAAGTTATTACCTTCTGTTCCTGTTCATGTGGGAGTATAGAGAAGATACACCCAGCAGTTAGAAGATACTTTACCCTCATTCAGCACGGGTCCCTGAAAGATGTCAATAATTGCAAATAGGCTAGGCCTTTAAGCATTTTGCTAAGAGTTGAAAAAGTGAAACAGGAGAATATAAATACAAGACAAATTGAGTTGTTTTCAAAGTAGATGCCCTCTAGAATTtaatgtatattgataagttatgTCACTTTCATTGTCTTTATTGTAACTACATTTATCTCATACCTTAATGGTCCAGTTCTAGCCAAACAACTTTTTAGGAACATATACTTCAGTGGTGCGGGATTACTGCACTGTGCTGTTTTGTAGCTAACGTGGTGTAATGCCTGTCATGGTTCAAAAGCTGTAGTGGCCTAGAAGGAGTTCTtaggaatattttaaaaccttaatCTATTACATATTTACCCTTTGGGAATAATTCTATCACCACAGAACTGACAGTAGTTGCtattcttgtttttaaagaaatgcgTAGATCATGAAGTTGAGCCATTCAGTATAGtagttcaaaaattttaaagtttaaacaCAGTTTGAATTTATCACTGGGTCAGATTCTGAAAGTAcaaagttttcataatttttcacCAGTTAATACTTTTGGCCAAGGAAAGGCAACTTAAGtataatagttttataatagacattttcaaatgaTGAAATATACTTAATAAGTACAACTTCAATCTCCAGGTAAAAGAAAACCATCTGAAAAATTGTCATTTTCTTGGAATCAAGGTAAAAATGATGGCTTTACCATAGGTTGATCGGTGAAATGTAAAGTCAGATGACAAACCCAAGTCAactgtatcttttattttcatatgaaaaatagattttaaaaagaatccaaaaataaaactCTTGATACTATATAAAGGAAGAGGGGCTGAAGTACATTCCTTTTCTTTGTAACTAGATTTGCCAGTTTATAGATTCAAGTATGCAATTAAAATCAGCATTGGTTTTATAGAAACACAttgcaaagacaaaaaaaaaaaaaaccaaaccctcAGACACCTAGGATGGTGGTTTAAACTGTATACAACTATTCCCGTATGTACAACTGATTTACAAAAACCTTGGCATTAGTGGTACAAGCAAAATAAACTACAGGGGAGTTTCAGCATCTGAATTCACTGGATCTTGATATAAACCAAGTGGCATTCCAATTATGAAGTTAGTGAGGTAGTGGAGGTTATTCCTCAGATATATTTACGTAAGACTATTCCTTATCTGGCTGAGACATCCTTTTCCTACAATAAGACAGAAAGGATGAATTAAATTCTTGAAGCAATAAAAACAGTCTTAACAAATTAACAACTAAATCATAGCATGATGACtaatagttaaaaatatatttgagtacttctgaaaaaatgttttaagatgaACCACTGTGCAAAATCATGAGATAAAGGTAAAAAGGTTATTTTTCATAAGTGCTAGAATTTGAGCTCTTCCTATTAAAAGTGCTAATTAAAAGATCTCTATAACGTACCCTATGAGCAGGAAGCTGGGAATGGCATCAGTGTCAGTAATTGTTTACTGGTTCTGATGGACCTTGTAGATCTTTCCAAGTTCTCTGAAAAGAAGGGAGATAAAATGTTAGGCTCAGAAGCCAGCCCCTAACTTTAACCCAGTTTTAAGTTTTTATCCCACATAGGCCTGCATTACAACCCCAGACTTCTAAACAATTCTATCTATCTCACCCCTACCCATTGTGACTCTAACACTTGCCGTTATTTTCTTGCCTTAAAAGCACCTGAACTGTTATGCTTCTACATCAAGCTGACAATTGAACATGGCTTTTAAACCCCTATATACTCTTCTATTATGCGCTATCCTACCTCCAAAAGCACACCTATTTTTCAGTGCCCAGCGCCTCTCATGCTCCTCCTTAAGCCCTCCCTGCCTGAGACCCTGATGGTTTTGGCCTTTACCTGACTTGGGTCCTACCACAGAAGGTGTTATGGTGCTCATATTCAAATTTTGACTGCTGCTAATTAGCATGTGACCTAGGTAAGTCACTTGCTGACCTTAGGCCTATTAAAGAGGCAACTGTCCTTGAAGGCTCCTTGTGGTTCAATCATTACAGTATACTACTATGGTTTTGTCCTTTGCTACATCCTTGACCAAGTCACTTATCATtttattcagtttccttatctgtgtaaAGGGATCATTTCTACCTCCTAGAATGTAGAAgagataatatgtgtaaagtgTTAATGCACAAAACAGGCACTCAAAAATAGAACCTATTACCTGTCTCTGATACTTATACTGTGTTACTATTTACTATTTCCATGGGTATATTTCATGTTCCTCCTAAATGATTATTACCCTTATCTAAGTCTCACACAGAAAACCTTTGTGAAACTTAGGGTTTTTTACAGACTCTGAGTTGAGGTCTGCATTCAAATTTTGTGCTGAGGAATAACTTGTAGGCACAGTCTATCCTTCCCCAAGTCACAGGGAGACAGACATACTAAACTAGGACTCAAATTGGCCACAGGTCTGAGCTCTTTACATTGACTGAACAGAAAATGAGGAAATCCAGAAGTGGAAGATATTAATAGTTAGAATTAACTACATTCCTACCAGGTCATCCAATCTCCTATTTCCTAAGCCATCAGTTTATCCTCTTTATCTACCAACCAGCTGATTCCAATTTTCCCAAGTACCACAAAAAAGTCTTTGGTAAGACGAGCTTTTCAGAAGTAGAGGTGGCATTTATATCCTTAAATCTCTTCTAGATTATGTACTTTAAAGCTTTCAAGTATTTTCTATGTAACACATTAAACCTTTTGTTAAGAGTTTCCTCTTTACCTGACTTTGTCCAAGTTGAGAATCCTCCATAAGGGAAGAGTCCCGCTGAGACAGACTGGGTGACGATGTTGAATCTGCAGAGGTGCTTGTAACCAGTTCCCCTAAAGCATCAACTTGCCTCCTCAAACTGTGTAAAGTGCCCTCTGTCTGCCGCTTTCCTTTAATTAATACTTCTGCTTGCTTGGACATACAGTGTCGAAGTTGAGCCTGCAAAGTGTTACAATAACATTTAGGGTTTTACATAGAAGAAATGTACCAGAACTATTACCGAGTTCCCCATGTTAAACATTTGATAGGCCAATGTAACAAAGTAGGAATTGCTGCTGAAAATGTtcttgtacttaaaaaaaaaaaaatcgtaggACGTGCCAGATGGAAAATCTGAGTGCATAAACTTTGACCACTCTGCCTTTTACTCAGCCCCTTCTTTCTACTATAACAGTGCTTAGGGTTTTAGGATTTTGGCATCCCCTGCTTCCCCAATAAATTACTGcctcatctctctcttccttgtCTGCCAAGACTTAAAAGATTAGTTTATACTTGATATCTTCAGTGTTT includes:
- the RAB14 gene encoding ras-related protein Rab-14, whose protein sequence is MATAPYNYSYIFKYIIIGDMGVGKSCLLHQFTEKKFMADCPHTIGVEFGTRIIEVSGQKIKLQIWDTAGQERFRAVTRSYYRGAAGALMVYDITRRSTYNHLSSWLTDARNLTNPNTVIILIGNKADLEAQRDVTYEEAKQFAEENGLLFLEASAKTGENVEDAFLEAAKKIYQNIQDGSLDLNAAESGVQHKPSAPQGGRLTSEPQPQREGCGC